Proteins from a single region of Candidatus Dependentiae bacterium:
- the ndk gene encoding nucleoside-diphosphate kinase encodes METTFAIIKPDAVKAHFAGKIIDRIEQEGFEIVGMRKMNISREQAEHFYAVHKERPFFGELVSFMISGPVIVMALRKENAIMAWRDLMGATDPVKAAVGTMRRTFGANVGENATHGSDAPETAAQEVAFFFPELA; translated from the coding sequence ATGGAAACAACATTTGCAATTATCAAGCCTGATGCTGTTAAAGCTCACTTTGCTGGTAAAATAATTGATCGCATCGAACAAGAAGGTTTTGAGATTGTTGGCATGAGAAAAATGAATATCTCACGCGAACAAGCAGAACACTTCTATGCGGTACACAAAGAGCGTCCATTTTTTGGAGAGCTCGTTTCTTTCATGATTTCAGGTCCTGTTATTGTGATGGCATTACGTAAAGAAAATGCAATCATGGCATGGCGCGATCTCATGGGAGCAACAGATCCTGTGAAAGCAGCTGTAGGCACAATGCGCCGTACATTCGGTGCAAATGTCGGAGAAAATGCTACACATGGTTCTGATGCACCGGAAACAGCTGCGCAAGAAGTTGCGTTCTTTTTTCCAGAACTTGCATAA